The DNA sequence TGCACACGAAGATTCCGGCCACCCGGGCGCTGCGCCGCGGGGTGCTGTGGGGCATCCGGGAGTTGCAGGTGGGGGCCTTCACCAAGCGGCCGGGCGAGATGCGGTTCGTCGAGCGGCTGGCCGCCGCCCATATGCGACGGGCCGTCAAGGACCCCGCGCTGAGGGCGGCGCTGACCCCCGACTACCGCATCGGCTGCAAGCGCATCCTGCTCTCCAACGACTACTATCCGGCGCTCGCCCAGCCGCATGTGGACGTGGTCCCGGCCGGGCTGAAAGAGGTGCGCGGCACCACCCTCGTCGGCGCCGACGGCACCGAGGCCGAGGCCGATGTGATCATCTTCGGCACCGGCTTCCATGTGACCGACCTCCCCATAGCCCACCGGGTGACCGGGGCGCGCGGCACCACGCTCGCGGAGGAGTGGAAGGACGGGATGGAGGCGCTGCGCGGCACCAGCGCGGCGGGCTTCCCCAACTTCCTGACCATCATCGGGCCCAACACCGGCCTCGGGAACAGCTCGATGATCCTCGTCATCGAGGCGCAGCTGGCCTATATGGCCGACTATCTGCGCCAGTTGGACACCCTGGGCGGCAAGGTCGCGCTGGACGCCCGGCCGGACGCGGTGCGCGCCTACACCGACATGATCCAGGAACGGATGAAGCGCACGGTGTGGAACACCGGCGGCTGCGACAGCTGGTACCTCGACAACGGCCGGAACACCACCCTGTGGCCCGGGACGACCACCGAGCTGCGGAAGGTCACCCGGCGGGTGGACCTCGCCGAGTACACGCTGCTGCGGCCGCGCACCGGGCCGGTCAAGGCCACGGTGTCCACGGCCGGGTCCACGGCCGGGTCCACGGCCGCCGGGTCCACGGCCGAATCCACGGCCGGCGCGGGGAAGGGGGCGCGGTGAGGCGGCCTCCTGCCCTGCCCTTCGGGCCGTACACCCCGCCCGTCCCGGTGCGCGACCTGACGGTCGTCTCGGCCGACGGGAGCCGGCTCTACGCGGAGCTGCACGGGCCCGATGACGCTGACGCCCCGGCCGTCCTCCTCGCGCACGGCTGGACCTGCTCGACGGCCTTCTGGGCGCCGGTGGTGCGCGCCCTGTCCGCCGACCACCGGGTGATCGTCTACGACCAGCGCGGCCATGGCCGCAGCCCGGCCCCCGGCCCCGGCGGCTACAGCACCCACGCCCTGGCCGACGACCTGGTGGCGGTGCTGGAGGCGACCCTTCCGCCCGGTCGGCGGGCCGTTGTGGCGGGCCACTCCATGGGCGGGATGACGCTGATGGCCGCCGCCGACCGCCCTGGGCTGCGCGAGCGCGCGGCGGCCGCCGTGCTGTGCAGCACGGGCGCCGCACGGCTGGTGGACCGCTCGCGGGTGGTGCCGCTGCGCTCGCCACGGGCACGGGCGTGGGCGCACCGCGCGCTCCTCGGCTCACGCGCCCCTCTGGGCCCGGTCACCCCGCTCTCCAAGCGGCTGGTGCGGTACGCCACGATGGGCCCCGGTGCCGACCCCGTCACAGTGGACGTGTGCGCGCGCATCCTGCACGCCTGCCCCCGCGCCGTACGCGCCGGATGGGGCAGGGTCCTGCTCGACCTCGCACTGGACGCGCGGATCGGCGAGCTGACCATGCCCACGGCCGTCATCGTCGGCACCGCCGACCGGCTCACCCCGCCCGAGCACGCCCACGCCCTCGCCGCCGGGCTGCCGCACTGCACCGGCCTCACCGAACTCCCGGGGCTCGGCCATATGACTCCGGTGGAGGACCCCGGGGCGGTGGCCGGGGTGATCCGCGCCCTGGCCGAGGAGTACGGGGGCGTAGGCGAACCCCGGGGGTGCGTGCCAGAACCCCGGGGGGATGCCCGCGAACCACGCAAGGACGCCCGCGAACCACGCAAGGACGCCCGCGAGCCCCGAGCGGATGCCTACGAGTCCCGCGCGGACGCCCGCGAGCCCCGCGGGGATGTCTACGAGTCCCGCCCCACGACAGCGACGGAAGCCGGTCACCCGGCAGCGGAAGCGAAGGAGCAGACGACATGAGCGTGCGCAGAAGCCTTCAGGGCCAGGTCGTGGTGGTGACGGGGGCGGCGCGGGGGGTCGGCGCACTGCTCGCCCGCAAGCTCTCCGCCCGTGGCGCCAAGGTCGCCCTGGTGGGCCTGGAGCCCGATGAGCTCAAGCGGGTCTCGGAGGGGCTGCCGACCGACTCCGCCCACTGGTACGCCGATGTCACCGACGCCGAAGCGATGGCGCGGGTGGCGCGGGAGGTCGTGGAGCGGTTCGGCGCGGTGGACATCGTCTGCGCCAACGCGGGCGTGGCCCAGGGCGGTCCGTTCCTCGACTCCGACGAGACGACCTGGCGGCGGGTGATCGAGGTCAATCTGCTGGGCAGCGTCACCACGGCCCGCGCCTTCCTGCCCGCGCTGACCGCCAGCCGCGGCTATCTGCTCCAGATCGCCTCGCTCGCCGCGATCACGCCCGCGCCCATGATGACGGCGTACTGCGCGTCCAAGTCCGGGGTCGAGGCGTTCGCCCACAGTCTGCGGGCCGAGGTGGGTCACCGTGGGGTGCGGGTCGGCGTGGGCTATCTGAGCTGGACGGACACCGACATGGTGCGCGGCGCCGACCAGGACGAGGTGATGCGGGAGCTGCGGCAGCGGCTGCCCTGGCCCGCGGGCCGCACCTATCCGCTGGGCCCGGCGGTGGACCGGCTGGTGGCAGGCATCGAGCGGCGGTCGGCGCATGTGTACGCGCAGTGGTGGCTGCGCGGTATGCAGTCGGTGCGCGGCTATATGCCCGCGTTCATCCACGCCATGGGGCGGCGCGAGATGCGCCGCGCCGAGCCGCGGCTGGCGGCCACCCGGGAGGCGCGGGGCGGCCTGGTGGGGGAGGGCGGTGCGGCGGACGAGAAGGCGCGCGCGGTGGGCACGGAGGGTCACCCGTAACGCTCCGTCAACCGTTCTGACCTGCGCTTTCTTCGCTCCCTGCGATCCGGGGCGCATCCGGGCCGCATCCGGAATGCGCCCGGAATGCGGAGGAAGTCGGCTCGTGTCACTCTTGTCGGGCCCGACGCCATTCACCCGATGAGGAGTGACACATGGGCACCAAGGACCAGTCCAACGAGAAGGCTCAGCAGGCCAAGCGGAAACCGCAGGGCGAGCGGAGCCAGGAGCCGCGGCGCGGCCGGCAGTCCGGTGAGCGCATGCAGCGCGTGCAGGAGCGGCCCCGCCCGGAGCCGGGGCAGGAGCAGCGCCGTGGCCGGCAGGAGGGGCCGGAGGCCCGGGGACAGGCCCAGCGGATGAGCCGTGAGCGTGAGAGCCGGCAGCCGGGCATGGGCGACGAGATGGGGGACCAGGAGCCGTTCGAGGAGATGTGACGCAACAGGGCGGGAGGGGTGCATCCCCATGGGCGGCCATGGGGATGCGTCCCTGCGCCTGCGTCCCGCACCGTGCGTCCGCGCAACGCCTATCGCGCTTTTTTCTTTCCCTGCGCCTCTTTCTTTCCCCGTGTCTCTTTCTTTCCCGGTGTCTCTTTCTTTGCCGGTGGCTCCTGGCGTGCCTTCTTCCCTTGCGTCTCCTGTCGCGTTTTCTTCCCCCGCGTCGTCCGCGTTCCCTTCTTCCCCTTGCGCGGCGGCAGTTCGGGCCGGCGCAGATCGGGGACGTCCGCGTAGTCCGGCGGGGCCGCGGCCGGATGCCGTTCCAGCAGGTCGAGCGCGGTGCGGACGGCGACCCCCAGCTGTGGATGGCGGCCCTCCGCCCAGTCCACGGGGGAGCGCGGTGCCTCGATGTCCGGCTCCACACCGTAGTTCTCCACGCCCCAGCCGTATGCGTCGAACCACGCGGCGTTCATCGGCACCGTGATCGATGTGCCGTCGCCCAGGCGGTGACGGCCGGTCATCCCGACCACCCCGCCCCAGGTGCGCAGCCCCACCACCGGTCCGATGCCCTGGATCTTGAAGGCCGCGGTGATCATGTCGCCGTCGGAGGAGGTCGCCTCGTCGGCGACCGCGACGATCGGCCCGCGCGGGGCGGTGCTGGAGTACGACACGGGCTGGGCGTTGCGGGTGAGGTCCCAGCCCATGACCTTGCGGGTGAGCTTCTCGACCACCAGCTCGCTGATGTTGCCGCCCGCGTTGCCCCGGACGTCCACGATCAGCGCGGGCAGGGACATCTCGCGGCGCAGATCGCGGTTGAACTGCGCCCAGCCCGAGCCGCCCATATCGGGGATGTGCAGGTAGCCGCAGCGCCCGTCGCTCAGCTCCCGCACCACGGCCCGGCGCTGGGCGACCCAGTCCTGGTAGCGCAGCGGCCGGTCGTCGATCAGCGGGGAGACCGCGACCCGGCGCGGCGGCCCCTCGCCGTCCGGCGGCTCGAAGGTCAGCTCCACCGTCGTGCCGCCCGCCGCCGTCAGCAGCGGATACGGACCGGCCACCGGGTCCACCGGGCGCCCGTCGACATGGGTGAGGACGGCGCCGTCCCGGATGCCCAGACCGGCCAGCGGCGAGCGGGCCCGGGAGTCGGAGGACTCACCGGGCAGGATGCGGGCCACCGCCCACCGGCCGTCCTTGGTGCGGGTGAGGTTGGCGCCGAGCAGTCCGATGGGGCGCTGGTAGTGGGCCGGGCCCTCGTTGCGGCGCGCGGCGCTGACGTAGGCGTGCGAGGTGCCCAGCTCACCGAGGGTTTCGCGGAGCAGGTCGGCGAACTCGTCGGGCGAGGCGACCCGTTCGACCAGGGGCCGGTACTGGTCGAGCACCCCGTCCCAGTCGACACCGCACATCCCCGGGTCCCAGTAGTAGTGGCGGGTGATGCGCCCGGCCTCGGCGTATGCCTGCCGCCACTCGGCCGCCGGATCGACGGTGTGCTGGATCCGCCGCATGTCGATGTGGACCGTGGAGTCGCTGTCGGGGGTGTCGGTCGCGGGCACCGCGCGCAGATCGCCGTCGTCGTAGACCACCAGCCGGGTGCCGTCGCCGCTGACCGCGAACCAGTCCAGCTCACTGGTGAGTTCGGTCCGCTTGGCCTTCGCCAGGTCGAAGTGTTCCAGGGTGGGGCGGCCCGAGGTCTCGGCCGGGTTGGCGAACGTCTCGCCGAGCGCGCCGGAGATGGGCCAGCGCAGCCACACCAGCCCGCCGCCGCTGACCGGGTACAGCGAGGAGTACTTGGAGGCGGCCACCGGGAAGGCGGTCACCCGGCTGGCCAGCCCCTCCACCTCGACGGTCACGGTGCCGTCGCCGTCGCCCCCGCTGTCGTCCGGGTCCAGCCCGCCCGCCGCCGGGCGCCCCTCGGGGGACAGCGCGAAGGGCGAGGGGGTCGCGGAGGACAGCGGGACCAGGTGGGGGCGGCAGCCCAGCGGGAAGGAGAGGTCCCCGGTGTGCACGTCGTAGACCGGGTCGAAGCCGCGCCAGGAGAGGAAGGCGAGATAGCGGCCGTCGCTGGTGAAGACCGGCTCCTCGTCCTCGAACCGCCCACTGGTCACATCGACCACGGTCCGGTCGGCCAGCCGCGCGATCTTGATCGAGCGCAGGGTGCGGCCTATCCCGGGGTGGGACCAGGCGAGCCACCCCGAGTCGGGGGAGAAGGCGAGGTCGCCGACCGGGCCGTTGTCGGACCGGATCAGCTCGGTGACCTCGCCGTCCCCGTCGGGAGAGGTGTCCACCAGCAGCAGCCGCCCGTCGTGGGCGGCGACCGCGAGCCGGTCGCCGTCGGGGGAGGGCTCCAGTTCGTGCACCCGTCCGAGCCGTCCGGCGGCCAGCCGGCGCGGTTCACCGGGACCGCTGGCCCGGGGCAGCTGCGCGATCTCGATGGCGTCCTCGCCCTCCGCGTCGGTGAGGTAGGCGACCCGGCCGGTCGAACCCAGCATCACGGGCCGCCGCACCCGGACGCCCGGGGTGTCGGCGAGGGTGCGGGCGGGGCCGTCGCGGTGGGTGAGCCAGTAGAGGCTGCCGCGGACGCACACCGCGCTCGCCCGGCCCGTGGTGTCCACCGACAGCGAGTCGATGTGCGAGGCGGCCGGCACCTGGTAGGGCCGCCGCCCGGTGCGCGCCCCGCCGAGCCGTACGTCCAGCTTGCGCGGCCGGCCGTC is a window from the Streptomyces luomodiensis genome containing:
- a CDS encoding flavin-containing monooxygenase gives rise to the protein MAGLTREHVRVAVIGAGFGGLGAAVRLRRAGITDFVVLERADAVGGAWRDNTYPGCACDVPSHLYSFSFAPNPDWPRNFSGQPHIRAYLERVADTFGLRPHLRFGAEVRSMRWDAEAVHWEVDTARGSLTADVVVSATGPLADPRTPDIPGLDGFPGAVFHSARWDHTVDLRGKRVAMIGTGASAIQIVPAIAREVGRLTLFQRTPAWVLPRMDRRISGVERWLHTKIPATRALRRGVLWGIRELQVGAFTKRPGEMRFVERLAAAHMRRAVKDPALRAALTPDYRIGCKRILLSNDYYPALAQPHVDVVPAGLKEVRGTTLVGADGTEAEADVIIFGTGFHVTDLPIAHRVTGARGTTLAEEWKDGMEALRGTSAAGFPNFLTIIGPNTGLGNSSMILVIEAQLAYMADYLRQLDTLGGKVALDARPDAVRAYTDMIQERMKRTVWNTGGCDSWYLDNGRNTTLWPGTTTELRKVTRRVDLAEYTLLRPRTGPVKATVSTAGSTAGSTAAGSTAESTAGAGKGAR
- a CDS encoding alpha/beta fold hydrolase, which gives rise to MRRPPALPFGPYTPPVPVRDLTVVSADGSRLYAELHGPDDADAPAVLLAHGWTCSTAFWAPVVRALSADHRVIVYDQRGHGRSPAPGPGGYSTHALADDLVAVLEATLPPGRRAVVAGHSMGGMTLMAAADRPGLRERAAAAVLCSTGAARLVDRSRVVPLRSPRARAWAHRALLGSRAPLGPVTPLSKRLVRYATMGPGADPVTVDVCARILHACPRAVRAGWGRVLLDLALDARIGELTMPTAVIVGTADRLTPPEHAHALAAGLPHCTGLTELPGLGHMTPVEDPGAVAGVIRALAEEYGGVGEPRGCVPEPRGDAREPRKDAREPRKDAREPRADAYESRADAREPRGDVYESRPTTATEAGHPAAEAKEQTT
- a CDS encoding SDR family oxidoreductase, producing MSVRRSLQGQVVVVTGAARGVGALLARKLSARGAKVALVGLEPDELKRVSEGLPTDSAHWYADVTDAEAMARVAREVVERFGAVDIVCANAGVAQGGPFLDSDETTWRRVIEVNLLGSVTTARAFLPALTASRGYLLQIASLAAITPAPMMTAYCASKSGVEAFAHSLRAEVGHRGVRVGVGYLSWTDTDMVRGADQDEVMRELRQRLPWPAGRTYPLGPAVDRLVAGIERRSAHVYAQWWLRGMQSVRGYMPAFIHAMGRREMRRAEPRLAATREARGGLVGEGGAADEKARAVGTEGHP
- a CDS encoding S41 family peptidase — protein: MGGVEPYASDDDHAYLRFPHLHGDLLCFAAEDDLWIAPLTAPGEPPGRAWRLTVDRTRVGPARFSPDGSQIAFTTWRSLDPEIHLVPVAGGPARRLTYWGSTDAQVCGWTPPDGDGVSQILAVSSHEQPFSHFSWAYSLPTDGSPGGRLPWGPVADIAVADLDGERRTLLLTGKPPHEPATWKRYRGGATGRLWLHGTRLVEELNGHLEAAMFVGGRIAFLSDHEGIGNLYSCLPDGTDLRRHTDHADFYARHASTDGSRVVYQCAGELWLVDDLSPDGRPRKLDVRLGGARTGRRPYQVPAASHIDSLSVDTTGRASAVCVRGSLYWLTHRDGPARTLADTPGVRVRRPVMLGSTGRVAYLTDAEGEDAIEIAQLPRASGPGEPRRLAAGRLGRVHELEPSPDGDRLAVAAHDGRLLLVDTSPDGDGEVTELIRSDNGPVGDLAFSPDSGWLAWSHPGIGRTLRSIKIARLADRTVVDVTSGRFEDEEPVFTSDGRYLAFLSWRGFDPVYDVHTGDLSFPLGCRPHLVPLSSATPSPFALSPEGRPAAGGLDPDDSGGDGDGTVTVEVEGLASRVTAFPVAASKYSSLYPVSGGGLVWLRWPISGALGETFANPAETSGRPTLEHFDLAKAKRTELTSELDWFAVSGDGTRLVVYDDGDLRAVPATDTPDSDSTVHIDMRRIQHTVDPAAEWRQAYAEAGRITRHYYWDPGMCGVDWDGVLDQYRPLVERVASPDEFADLLRETLGELGTSHAYVSAARRNEGPAHYQRPIGLLGANLTRTKDGRWAVARILPGESSDSRARSPLAGLGIRDGAVLTHVDGRPVDPVAGPYPLLTAAGGTTVELTFEPPDGEGPPRRVAVSPLIDDRPLRYQDWVAQRRAVVRELSDGRCGYLHIPDMGGSGWAQFNRDLRREMSLPALIVDVRGNAGGNISELVVEKLTRKVMGWDLTRNAQPVSYSSTAPRGPIVAVADEATSSDGDMITAAFKIQGIGPVVGLRTWGGVVGMTGRHRLGDGTSITVPMNAAWFDAYGWGVENYGVEPDIEAPRSPVDWAEGRHPQLGVAVRTALDLLERHPAAAPPDYADVPDLRRPELPPRKGKKGTRTTRGKKTRQETQGKKARQEPPAKKETPGKKETRGKKEAQGKKKAR